Sequence from the Thermocaproicibacter melissae genome:
CGGCGGGACGAAAATCACTCCGCTGACTTTGCAGAACGCCGCAGAAATGCTAAAAATGGCTAGAGACAGCGCAAAACCCACTTGACAAGCTTGTGCTTGTGAGTGTATATTAAAAGAATCAGCGATGAAGGGAAAAAGTACGTCAACAAACCCGGCAAAGAGAGCCCGCGGTCGGTGTAAGCGGGTGCGGACCTTGGCGGAAATACATCCTGGAGCTGCAGGCCTGAAAGTTTAGTCCAGTAGGGTCGGCCGCGTGCGCGCGTTACAGCGCAAGGGTATTTTGTCTTGTACCCGTAAAGGCTGCTGTCGTGAGGCTGCAGTAAACTGAGGTGGTACCGCGGTATATCCGCCCTCTGCAAATTTCGCAGGGGGCTTTTTTTGTAGCGCCCCTGCATTGAGATGGAGGAATTAACATGGGTGTGTACGAACAACTGAAAGAGCGTGGTCTGATTGCGCAGGCTACGGACGAAGAAAAAATCCGCAATCTTCTGAACAATGAAAAGACTACTTTTTACATTGGTTTTGACCCAACGGCAGACAGCCTTCATGTTGGGCATTTTATCCCGATTATGGTGGCTTCACATCTTCAGAGAGCCGGTCACAGGCCAATCATGCTTTTTGGCGGCGGAACCGGTATGGTGGGCGACCCGAGCGGCAAAACCGATATGCGAAAAATGCTGACGAAGGAAGAAATTGCTCATAACATTTCTTGCTTCCAGAAACAGATGTCTCACCTGATTGATTTTTCCGATGGAAAGGCTATTATGGCCAACAATGCCGATTGGCTTGCCAACCTGAATTATATTGATTTTATTCGCGACATCGGTGTATGCTTTTCTGTGAACCGCATGCTCGCGGCAGAGTGCTACAAACAGCGCTTGGAACGTGGCCTCTCTTTCTTTGAAATGAACTATATGATTATGCAAAGCTACGACTTCCTTGAGCTGTTCCGCCGCTACGGCTGCCGTTTGGAACTGGGTGGGGATGACCAGTGGAGCAACATCATCGGCGGTGTCGAACTGATTCGCCGCAAAGAAAACGCTGAGGCTTATGGCCTTACGGTTTCGCTTCTTACCAACAGTGAAGGCAAAAAAATGGGTAAAACCGAAAAGGGTGCAGTCTGGCTTGATCCGGAGAAGACCTCTCCGTTCGAGTTCTACCAGTATTGGCGGAATGTCGGGGATGCAGACGTTGTCAGATGCCTGAAAATCTTGACCTTCGTTCCGATGGATCAGATTGCACAGTTTGAAAAGCTGGA
This genomic interval carries:
- the tyrS gene encoding tyrosine--tRNA ligase; this translates as MGVYEQLKERGLIAQATDEEKIRNLLNNEKTTFYIGFDPTADSLHVGHFIPIMVASHLQRAGHRPIMLFGGGTGMVGDPSGKTDMRKMLTKEEIAHNISCFQKQMSHLIDFSDGKAIMANNADWLANLNYIDFIRDIGVCFSVNRMLAAECYKQRLERGLSFFEMNYMIMQSYDFLELFRRYGCRLELGGDDQWSNIIGGVELIRRKENAEAYGLTVSLLTNSEGKKMGKTEKGAVWLDPEKTSPFEFYQYWRNVGDADVVRCLKILTFVPMDQIAQFEKLEGQQLNEAKELLAFEVTRQIHGQQEAEKARDAARAIFSKGIDSENMPSTEISSEDLANGEVGILDLLVKTKLAPSKSEAKRLVQQGGIVVDGKKIDDIGATLQEKNFEKDGQKYVVIKKGKKVFLKVILK